A segment of the Trifolium pratense cultivar HEN17-A07 linkage group LG7, ARS_RC_1.1, whole genome shotgun sequence genome:
atggagttgagaaatatcataataggattggtatgtttgttgaatcgttggaagtgaggattgtatgagtagtcgagtttattcgaagatggaaggaggataacaattcgaaagattttgtgagaggcttgccgaagaaagggtaattggatttggataatgacagggcaatttgtgtcgaagttgaatgagatcctagaagtggagatgaagctaaaagagaggtatcatttttgaatgatgaagaataagaaagttagccgttggagaacgtgttgagaatgagtagtaggaggtcatgttggaagtgacttgtgttaggtgagagtttgcgaaaaggattaccgcacatatgagtagatgttgtgtttgagcacatatagtaaggagttgaaggtgatgcctaaggtaagtgtcagagagcatttggtagtgcccacaagataagagtgagtaagtatttgctaaggaatttggatttgtggaatggaagagtcggtagagactagttttgttagatgcatcgtggatgttgatgaggtatggtcacaatcggtgacaatgaagtaaaggattttaaattgtttcatcatggatgatggaacggtagtgatttggtgcataacttaaaatgtatttttggacgagaatttttagaaattttctagaaatgtcaggttgggagtagacaaggagtcgctagtaagaatactaagataAAGAGTTGATATTGGAAGACCTTGTAccttatattagaatttaatggatagagttagatcgtatgacgagtatttggagctttgtgaatttaattcaagagtttgattttgggatcgaatgtactaaggagaAGTGGTGTTGGAAAacgtttgcgttaaggaatgcaaatattggttaagagattacttgggaatagAGTAgggtattggattcgactcaatgtgagaaaaggaatttgacggttagagacggtagtttttagcatgtgtcaatgaagtttgagaatgttggtcatcgagtgatatgttggaataagattcgaatatgaataagtggtgtagcacagttaagtgattcatgagggaatcaaagatttatgagaattatggagttgtggaagtattccacggaagtatctttcggagagtccgattggttgtacctattttgggggtaacgttgtgaggtcgtagaatgtgagtctatggatatttcgtgcgaagttgacgttttagcggtttgataagaatggtttgtgccgatatcatgattgttgaatatttattgacaaattgaggaactggccgtccttgatctcttgttgataaatagacaaaaattgtgttggatgggataaattaattttgtcaaacttggtaatgtgcagtgttttgaacgtttcattggagggtcggatacaggagttatccggagttgctttagttgcgtaattttcgagggcgaaaatcttttaagtgggggagagttgtaacgacccaattttcgtattattatttttatgtgttaaaatattttattaacgtagaaatttaattaagttaataactagagttatttatcgagtactttagttattaagcgatagTGAGAGTTAgtgtgttattgggccaagccaattgggcttgaggcccaatgggccttgtgtgaggTGAGGGTGGCGCCATATGGCATGAAGCAAGggagagaacatttcattttctcataactttgtgttcttgagaggagaagaggagagcttgggagctagagcaaggggagagctagggattcgagatcttcgtcgtgttttcttcgaatccaggtaagagagtagatttcatattcgtgggtgatccgaggaaggggagaatgtcgatttctcctcacccgaacttcctccaccccattttcgttttagttgtgaatggattttcttaatggaaatcgattccaaggttcataacatgtttaacatgctcttatcatgatgtatgaacgaatctaatggttaaaaacgagatttataaaggattaaactcaagaacattgtgttcttgagtgttttgagtaaaagtgataaatctctactttttcgtagtaaaaatggtagatcggtgaaatgaaccgtccttttgtgtttagatatgtttgtagcacttgaatacaaactcttttgggatttataacatgaaaaatgggatttttgggcgtttttgtgtagaaaacgcatatTTTTCCGCCTAAAacgcaataatttccgcctgaaacggcagaacagtgagcagccagcctttcagatgtttttccgccccaggcgtaaacatttccgcctcaggcgtaaacttccgccccaggcgtaaatatttccgccccaggcggaaatactgcagattgcaccagtttttcatctgcgatcttcctttgcatgtagtttcgaatcagtgtcttattcttacatgattgttgatgattgttgatgattgttaatgcttgttgatgcttgttgatgcttataatgattgttaatcatgtatgaagtataaatgaagtatattaaggtgttaatcaacttaataaagaaggatattagaattatgttattctaataaagaagtatatcgaattatgttattcgataaagaaggatattaaggtatagtgttatcttaataaagaagtaatgttggatagtgttccacattagtaaatgaagagcttaatgctaattaaaatgattgtgagtgaattcatgaaaaacatatacatgcattcatgaatatatgtgatattggatattccaataaagaaggatatcggattatatttatccgataaagaaggatattagaggtgagatactctaataaagaagatggtaccacatgcattagaggtgtctagaggacatagcatgaatgtgaagcattagattgcattagggattatgtgtgcattttatgataaataatgtttgacacgtacttggtaaatgttgattgttaatccgtatgtgaggagtaaagtccgtcatgactataaaatgaacaacgcagggtccgtcatgaccataatctgaaccgtgtatttgtggtgttagattacattaggaactttatgtgtattcctatttgtaattgagttatgtgtatttgttgatgttttggtattgtccgagacgacgtgaaactatatgtttggtgtattttgtggatggttgattaggtgataaatgaagtatatgcatgatatatgaatatgcatgaatgatggtgatgtatatgtataatgtatgattatgcatgtttttatgaagaagtgtttaagtaccatttacttacacttgtatattttgagtatgttatctaactctcttttatgtgttatgtgctggaccgttgggggtccagatttacaggttttgtggtattcgatgtcgagtcgtcggtgaagctctgctctgattgtgacacgggaaaaaggggtttatatgtatatagagtctccttatctaggttgttttgtatagctaataaatacattagttgatttaacatttgtataaacaagtatttttactaattaactacattagtattattttggtagaggagtgtaatactcgaaccgatataaataaattaaatgtgattttccgttgcgtattttgaaaaagattttactaaaagtataaatatataaataatgggtttgggtgttacaggtcatcggagaaggtctgttcgtgtggactgagtagatgcatcgctactttgctttgctagTGATCGAAACTATTTCCATACTTTGTGAGGTAACAATTCTATCACTGATTCATTCTAAGTTCGTAATGATCCAAGGAAAGgaaatcgtttttttttttaaaattccgctgcctCTGATATATCGATTTCCCTTCAGATAGGACGAGTTGCATCATTATTTTGGTGCATTTGGCATAATCGAAACGACAAGATCTAGAATGACAATATTCAGTCCCCGAGCCAAGTTGGAAGCATGGCGTTCGTCGTCTGGAATGAGTGGTTTACTGTCCACCAACTGCAGCATCATAACGTTATCCCTGTTGAGGATCCTAAGCCGGTTAGGTGGGAGAAACCAGGAGTGGGATGGATAAAGTGTAATGTTGATGTTGCGTTTGTAGTTAGGTCCGGTGTTACTTCTATGTGTATTTGCTTTCGTGATCCCAACGGGCATTTTGTGGCTGACTTGACTCAATGGCAGCAGCCTGTTTGTTCCATAGTGGAAGACGAAGCATTAGCACTCTTACATGCTATGAAAGAAGCTATTCATCATGGATTTGAgcgagttcaatttgaaagtgactcaaagcTGTTGGTTGACGTTATCCATTCGAGAAGACGGGGCAActcggaatttagtttaatagttaacgacattattcttcttatgtcatcttcttatgtaaactttgaggttaagtttgttaggagacaagcaaATTTGGTagctcatactcttgctagggcggccaatgtttgggctagtttctatagatttgagattattcccttatgtattgaacatttattagttaatgatatgaattaagtttgtttggttcaaaaaaaattgtatgaagCCTTTTTAGAGGCGGCACATCAACAAAATCGAGACATAAGAGCAATTTAGAGTTCGCTTATAGAAAtgtcgtaaaataaattataacctttaacttctaaacttttgcataggtcatatacattcaaattatttctaatgtagttgagacatacatctttttttttacaaaacataccaaatccatggtttaaatagaaggaaaacttccgatcaaattgacgtgctccacaatcatcacactgcaatgaccacatttattccataaagcaatctttaaacttcaatccttaaaaaggtgaaaaatggatattgaaaatagaataacattcgtatatatacttaaaaagataaatatatatagtggcCGACTTATttgttgagaatatatatacacataatttgctaaaatatctatatatagaaaacatacaaaataatttaaatacaaaaaatgagagagcataactaaacaaaaagtatgtgatacatgtgaatatatattagttatataaggaTCAGTGTTACATTAAGAAACATTCCAATAGTCATAAGATTTAATTGTAATGAGTGTTTAgttatcattgcattatatttttacaaattaactatgcaaagGTTAATTCATAGCATAAGAAATTAGAACTCTTTATGCAAAAACTACAATAACACATGgagttttattcttttcattttagtgtgccgtttcttttgcagataatcaaaagtcacactatgaatttgtgtttccaattatttgcaattaagcataaaataaatctcataaccaatttcaattatttttttttctatggaCTAATAATAGACATGTTATTATTCTCGTATTTATCAATtcttttttctaaaaagtccgatatcaaatataaaattatattcataattatacaataactttagtaaaattacctattataattttttttgtttaccacATTAAAACAACTATAAAATACTCAAACAAATTCGATCAATTTTCTCATCATCTTCAATCAATATTTCCATCAATTTATCTGTTCTCTTCAATCAATTTTTCCGGGTTGCTTTGCAACTTCCATCAATTTTTACACCCCTTTGCTTTTTGTGATTTTAAAATCTCTTACCCATGGCCATGTGTTACGATCAACTTGGCGTTGGAGGCTTTTGCTTGGTTGCCGATCTCCGCAGCCATATagcattgtattattttatagAAGTACTATTCTCTCCGATCCTTATTATAAataacactttaaaaaaattacacagatcaagaaaacacatttaacatagttattttcgtttaatactcttatatatttaaatttattttatgtatacccttatttaattactatttattcgactaacttacttatttttaaattctctctcataatataTAAGGGCATACGTGACATTGaagatttaaaatatttgaaaattggtcaaaatttcttataaaaaaaacaattttttttttcttcaaagtgttccttataaaaagaaccagagggagtatatgaaaaagaaaagacaagAGGAGGAATACCTAATGATCGGAGTCTGGACGAGTTGCATACACAGACATGCAACTGTTGTGTGAATATATGCCTTGACAGGAACAT
Coding sequences within it:
- the LOC123894431 gene encoding uncharacterized protein LOC123894431, whose protein sequence is MAFVVWNEWFTVHQLQHHNVIPVEDPKPVRWEKPGVGWIKCNVDVAFVVRSGVTSMCICFRDPNGHFVADLTQWQQPVCSIVEDEALALLHAMKEAIHHGFERVQFESDSKLNIVVLMIDKRSVRMTRMQKAEKRI